The Salinicoccus sp. RF5 region ACTCGGGCTGAAGCTGCTCGATATCGGCAGCGGCATCGAGCATTTTGAAACGGCGGGGGAAGAGAAACACCATATCATCATCGCCCTGCCACCGCTGCCGAAGGGCAGATGGGGCACCGGGACCGTCCATCACATCGCATGGTCCGTACCGACTGAAGCGGTGCAGAGGGACTGGCAGAGCCAGCTGCTTGCTGATGATGTCGGTGTAACGGAAGTGAAGGACAGAAACTATTTCAAATCCATCTATACAACGGAGCCTGGCAACGTGGTCATGGAATTCGCAACAGATGGCCCGGGGTTTGATGTTGATGAAGAAAAATCAAAACTTGGTACAGAACTGAAGCTGCCGGAGCAATATGAACATCTCAGGCCGGAATATGAAAAAAGCCTGCCGGAACTGGATATATAAGAGGTGGAAAGAATGCTTGATTTCACGCCGCAGCAGCTCAATGAAAAGGAACAGAAGAAATTCCTGATCGGCTCGGTCATTCCTAGGCCGATTGCTCTGGTTTCCACCATGTCGCGAGAGGGAATTGTGAATATCGGACCGTTCAGCTACTTCAATATTGTCACTTACCGTCCACCTATACTGTCAATTGCAGTTCAGCGGGCGGCTGGCGAACCTAAAGATACGGCGCGGAATATATTGAATACGAAAGAAGCGGTTGTGCACGTTGTTGACCAGGACAATGTGGAGGCTGCGAATGAAACAGCAGCCCAACTCGGTCCAGAAGAGAGTGAGTTGGATGTATCCGCATTTACGACGGCAGTCTCGAAAACTGTCAGTCCGCCTGGGCTGAATGAAGCCAAAGTCCGCATGGAAACAGAACTGTATGATTCAATGGTCATATACGATGATGACAGCCATGCGACGACGGATCTACTGCTGCTCAAAGTCGTTCATTTCCATATTGATGATGATATCTATCATCATGGATATGTCGATCCGGTCAAGTTGGGAGCAGTCAGTCGTCTGGCAGGACATGACTATGCAGAGATAGGCAGGATGTTTACTGTCCAGCGACCAGAATAGAGAAGGAGTGTTCACTTATGAAACATATATACAATGAAAATAAAAAAGGTGCACCGGTATTCGTACTGTTGCATGGCACCGGCGGTACGGAGCATGACCTCCTGCCGCTTGCAGGGATGCTCAACCCGGAGTATAACGTGCTCAGTGTGAGGGGTAATGTTTCCGAAAATGGCATGAACCGTTACTTCAAGCGGCACGGGGAAGGGCAGTATGATGTGGAAGACCTCAATTTCCGCGGCAAGGAGCTGCATGACTTCATCGTTGAAGCATCAGAAGACTATGGATTCGATGTCCGTGACGTCATCTTCGTCGGATTCTCCAACGGTTCGAACATCGCCATCAACATGATGCTGAGGGAAGATACCGACTACAGGAAGGCGATTCTTTTTGCGCCGCTCTATCCTGTTACAGTCGATCATGATAAGGACCTCAGCGGTGCGGAAGTATTCCTCTCCATGGGCAGGAATGACCCGATGGCACCAGAGGAGGAGAGCAGGCGCGTCATCGAGCTGTTCGAATCACGCGGAGCCGATGTGACCACCACCTGGGTCAATGGACACAGTCTGCCTCAGGAAGCTGCGATGAAGGCGAAAGAGTGGTTGGAAGGATAGTCCAAGTAAAAAGGTGCATATCGAATAAGAGGCTAGTAAAAGTGACTCGTTCCTCATTTACGATATGCATCATCTTTTTAATATTTATCTTTAATTCGAGATAATTATATGATATACTTCGAATTCGAGATAAATATGCCTGATTCATCAGGAGCAGGCAATTTATTATGGAAAGTGAGTGAGCAATATGGGTTTTATGGACAGACTATTCAATAGATCAAAGGAGAATGATAAAATGTCGAATGTAAAAGTAGCAGTGGTATTCTACAGTATGGGTGGCACGAACTATCAGATGGCCAAATGGGCGCAGGAAGGTGCAGAAGCAACCGGAGCCGAAGTGAAACTGCTCAAGGTCGAGGAACTTGCACCGCAGTCTGCCATCGACGGCAATGAGGCATGGAAAGCGACTGTCGAAGCGACGGCAGATGTTCCGGTTGCGACTTCAGAAGATGTCGAGTGGGCGGATGCACTCATCTTCAGTGCACCGACACGTTTCGGCAACGTCCCTTCCCAGATGAAGCAGTTCCTGGATATGCAGGGAGGCATCTGGGCAAACGGCAAGACGATCAATAAGGTCGTCAGTGCGATGACTTCTGCACAGAATCCGCATGGAGGGCAGGAAGCGACCCTGCTGTCGCTATATACTACAATGATGCATTGGGGTGCCATCATCGCATCTCCAGGATATACTGATCCCGTGCTTTTCGGTGCAGGGGGTAATCCTTACGGTACAAGTGTTTCCGTCGACCAGGACGGAAACATGGTTGAAGACGTCGAGGCGGCAGTCAAGCATCAGGCAGCACGTACTGCATCCGTTGCAGAGTGGGTCAGGAACGGAAACCAATAATCGTCATAAAAGGAACGCCGGCAACAGCTGGTGTTCCTTTTATTTATGGAAAACGGGTTGGTAGGTGTATAATCATTTCCATTATCGGACGAAGGGGCGTATAATTATTGTGAAATAGATAACAAATGAGGAGGGCTTTATATGCGTGCAGCAGTATTTCACGATGCAAAGGATATTCGTGTAGAAGACGTTGAAACACCGGAAGTCAGTGAAGGTAAAGTGAAGGTCAAGGTCGCTTGGGCTGGCATCTGCGGCAGTGATCTCCACGAGTACAACGCAGGTCCGATTTTCATTCCAAGCGGAGAGGAATCTCCGATGACGGGCAGAAAAGCGCCGCTGACCATGGGCCATGAGTTTTCAGGTACGGTGGAGGAAGTGGGTGCGGGTGTCGAAGGACTCAAGGCTGGAGACAAAGTGACGATCAACCCGCTCATCACCCAGGAAGTGCACGACGAACCACTCGTCGACATGTATAAGGGATTCACTTTCGTGGGCCTCGGCAGTGACGGCGGTTTTGCCGACTATGTTGTCGTGGACAGGAAGAATATAGTGAAACTCGAAGATGATACTTCCCTTGAACTCGGCGCACTTGTCGAACCGACAGCCGTTGCCCTTCAGGCAATCCGGGAATCCGAAATGCAGTTCAGCGACTCCGTTGCGGTATTCGGGGCGGGGCCGATTGGTCTCTTGACCATCATTGCCGCGCGGGCTGCAGGTGCAAAGGACATCTTTGCATTCGACCTCAGCGATGCTCGACTTAAGAAGGCGAAGGAAGTCGGCGCGACACACGCGGTCAATTCAGGCAACGAAGATCCGATTGCATATATCCAAAAATACTACCCTGACGGTGTCGACCGGACATTCGAAGTCGCAGGTGTCGGCGTGACGGTCGACCAGTCCATCCAGGCGACACGGGCGCGCGGTATGGTCACAATCGTCTCCATCTTCGAAAAACCGATTGAATTCAACCCGATGTCCCTCACCGCAAGCGGGGTGCGTATCGCATCCACCCTGGCCTACGAGCCGGACATCTTTGAAGCTACCGTCAAGATGATGGAGAGTGGACAGATCGACCCATTCCCGGTCATCACCGACCATATCGAATTGAACGAGATCGTCTATAAGGGATTTGAAGCCCTGCTGAATGACAAGAGCCAGTCCAAGATCCTTGTGAAACTCAGCGGTGACAAATAAATATATTTTCCAGCCATGGCAATAATTGATGTTGTCATGGCTGTTTTTTTATATAATGGAGGAGAGTGATAGGGAGGGGTGGCCATATGAATATGGATGTACAGGAATATCTGCCGTTTTTGATACCGTTGCTTCTGCTGCAGCTGGTACTGATGGTGACTGCGCTGGTGATGATCATCAGGCAGGAGCATTTCAAGTATCTGAATAAGGTGGTCTGGATCATCATTGTGCTCCTACTGAACATCATCGGGCCGATCCTATACTTCGTACTGGAGCGCAGATGATATGGGAATATTGAAGATTGAAGGGCTGAAGAAGGCATTCAACGATAAGACGGTGATAGAGGATCTGAACCTTGAAGTTGCAGAAAATGAAATCTATGGATTCATCGGCAGCAACGGTGCCGGCAAGACGACTACGATGAAGATGGTGCTGGGGCTGTTGAAGTCGGACGATGGAGAAATATATGTCTGCGGTGAAAGGGTCCGGTTCGGGGATACGCCGACGAACCGCCATGTCGGCTATCTGCCGGATGTGCCGGAATTCTATACCTATATGAATGCAGAGGAATATTTGAAGCTGTGTGCCGACATCACCCGGATGGGGAAGGCGGAGCAACGTGAACGGATCGATGAACTCCTCAAGCTGGTCGGGCTCCGCGGAGAGAAAAAGCGTATCAGGGGCTATTCCCGTGGGATGAAACAACGGCTCGGCATTGCACAGGCGCTGATCCACCGGCCGAAGCTCCTGATCTGCGATGAACCGACGAGTGCCCTCGATCCGAAGGGACGGATGGAGATACTGAAGATATTGAAGGAGATTACAAAAGAGACGACGGTCATTTTCTCCACGCATATTCTGACCGACGTCGAGCGTATTTCCGACAGGGTGGGGATCCTGTATGAGGGGAAGATCGTGAAGGAGATTGACCTTTCCAAGGAATCCCTCGGCGAAAAGGGGATTGTCATCGAACTTGAGCAGGAATCCTATGACAAAATCTCGCCAGTGCTTGATCTGATTCATATCGGCGGGGGGTCATATGTCATAGAGGACCATTCCCTGCAGGAAATCTATGGTGTGCTGCATGCGCATGGAGTATATCCGGAAAAGATCGTGAAAGAACGGAAATCCCTTGAGGATGTGTACCTGGAGGTGACCACATGAGCCAGATGGTGCCGCTTTTCAAAAAGGAACTCATCGAATCGTGGCGCAACTTCAAGTTTGCGGCGATCGTCATCGTATTTGCGATCATCGGGATACTCAGTCCGTTCACGGCGCTCATATTGCCTGATATACTTGGCATAGTCATGGACGACTCCGGCGTTACGGTCGAGATTCCTGAATCTACGTCACTGGATTCCTACATGCAGTTCTTCAGCAATATGAACCAGATGGGACTGGTGATCTTCGTCATCGTATTCGGCAGCATCCTCACGCATGAGTTCACCCGCAATACGCTGGTGAATCTGGTGACCAAGGGGCTGAAGCGGAC contains the following coding sequences:
- a CDS encoding ABC transporter ATP-binding protein, with product MGILKIEGLKKAFNDKTVIEDLNLEVAENEIYGFIGSNGAGKTTTMKMVLGLLKSDDGEIYVCGERVRFGDTPTNRHVGYLPDVPEFYTYMNAEEYLKLCADITRMGKAEQRERIDELLKLVGLRGEKKRIRGYSRGMKQRLGIAQALIHRPKLLICDEPTSALDPKGRMEILKILKEITKETTVIFSTHILTDVERISDRVGILYEGKIVKEIDLSKESLGEKGIVIELEQESYDKISPVLDLIHIGGGSYVIEDHSLQEIYGVLHAHGVYPEKIVKERKSLEDVYLEVTT
- a CDS encoding PLDc N-terminal domain-containing protein; this encodes MNMDVQEYLPFLIPLLLLQLVLMVTALVMIIRQEHFKYLNKVVWIIIVLLLNIIGPILYFVLERR
- the wrbA gene encoding NAD(P)H:quinone oxidoreductase type IV, which gives rise to MSNVKVAVVFYSMGGTNYQMAKWAQEGAEATGAEVKLLKVEELAPQSAIDGNEAWKATVEATADVPVATSEDVEWADALIFSAPTRFGNVPSQMKQFLDMQGGIWANGKTINKVVSAMTSAQNPHGGQEATLLSLYTTMMHWGAIIASPGYTDPVLFGAGGNPYGTSVSVDQDGNMVEDVEAAVKHQAARTASVAEWVRNGNQ
- a CDS encoding 2,3-butanediol dehydrogenase; this encodes MRAAVFHDAKDIRVEDVETPEVSEGKVKVKVAWAGICGSDLHEYNAGPIFIPSGEESPMTGRKAPLTMGHEFSGTVEEVGAGVEGLKAGDKVTINPLITQEVHDEPLVDMYKGFTFVGLGSDGGFADYVVVDRKNIVKLEDDTSLELGALVEPTAVALQAIRESEMQFSDSVAVFGAGPIGLLTIIAARAAGAKDIFAFDLSDARLKKAKEVGATHAVNSGNEDPIAYIQKYYPDGVDRTFEVAGVGVTVDQSIQATRARGMVTIVSIFEKPIEFNPMSLTASGVRIASTLAYEPDIFEATVKMMESGQIDPFPVITDHIELNEIVYKGFEALLNDKSQSKILVKLSGDK
- a CDS encoding alpha/beta hydrolase is translated as MKHIYNENKKGAPVFVLLHGTGGTEHDLLPLAGMLNPEYNVLSVRGNVSENGMNRYFKRHGEGQYDVEDLNFRGKELHDFIVEASEDYGFDVRDVIFVGFSNGSNIAINMMLREDTDYRKAILFAPLYPVTVDHDKDLSGAEVFLSMGRNDPMAPEEESRRVIELFESRGADVTTTWVNGHSLPQEAAMKAKEWLEG
- a CDS encoding flavin reductase family protein codes for the protein MLDFTPQQLNEKEQKKFLIGSVIPRPIALVSTMSREGIVNIGPFSYFNIVTYRPPILSIAVQRAAGEPKDTARNILNTKEAVVHVVDQDNVEAANETAAQLGPEESELDVSAFTTAVSKTVSPPGLNEAKVRMETELYDSMVIYDDDSHATTDLLLLKVVHFHIDDDIYHHGYVDPVKLGAVSRLAGHDYAEIGRMFTVQRPE